Genomic segment of Bacteroides stercoris ATCC 43183:
AGGAAGCTACGGGACAGGCTTTTGTTTCGGGCATCAAAGTGCTGGTGCAAGTGACCGTCAGTTTCCATGAACTGTATGGATATAGCCTTACAGTACAGGATATAGATCCCACCTATACTTTGGGTGATATGGCCCGTCGCCGTAAAGAGATTTTGAAACAATTGGAAGAAGAAGGGGTACTTACTTTAAATAAAGAATTGAGAATGCCTCGTTTGCCGCAGCGTATTGCGGTTGTTTCTTCCCCAACCGCTGCCGGATACGGTGACTTTTGCCACCAGTTGCAGAATAATCCGGGAGGTTTTTACTTCTATACGGAACTTTTTCCGGCATTGATGCAGGGTGATCGTGTTGAAGAATCCGTTTTGTCTGCTTTGGATAAGATAAATTCCCGTTCGGACAGTTTTGATGTAGTAGTTATTATCCGGGGCGGTGGGGCAACTTCCGACCTTTCCGGATTTGATACTTATCTGCTCGCGGCTGCCTGTGCGCAGTTTCCTTTGCCTGTTATCACGGGTATCGGACACGAACGCGATGATACGGTTCTCGATTCCGTGGCCCATACCCGTGTCAAGACTCCCACAGCTGCTGCCGAATTTCTGATAGACTGCATGAATGAGGCTGCCGATGAATTGGAATCGCTGGCTGCCCGCCTATGCGATGGTGTCCGGAATTTGCTGGTACAAGAGCAACAGAAGTTAGTATCATACAGGAATCGTATTCCCTCTGCTGCTTATGGTTGCATTTCGGATGCAAAATTAACTTTGCTTACCGTCCGAAAAGACATTGTACAAGCTGTAACAGCCTCCTTGTTTCGTCAGCATCATCGGCTGGAGTTACTGCAACAACGGCTGGCGGATGCTTCT
This window contains:
- the xseA gene encoding exodeoxyribonuclease VII large subunit, with product MDALSLYELNALVRRSLEQCLPDAYWIQAELSDVRTNSTGHCYLEFVQKDARSNSLIAKARGTIWSNVFRLLKPYFEEATGQAFVSGIKVLVQVTVSFHELYGYSLTVQDIDPTYTLGDMARRRKEILKQLEEEGVLTLNKELRMPRLPQRIAVVSSPTAAGYGDFCHQLQNNPGGFYFYTELFPALMQGDRVEESVLSALDKINSRSDSFDVVVIIRGGGATSDLSGFDTYLLAAACAQFPLPVITGIGHERDDTVLDSVAHTRVKTPTAAAEFLIDCMNEAADELESLAARLCDGVRNLLVQEQQKLVSYRNRIPSAAYGCISDAKLTLLTVRKDIVQAVTASLFRQHHRLELLQQRLADASPEKQLARGYSITLKNGKAIKNASLLNEGDEIITRLYKGEVVSVVTNKLSKK